The proteins below are encoded in one region of Myxococcales bacterium:
- a CDS encoding matrixin family metalloprotease, whose amino-acid sequence MGSAKRTDGSQFDSAAPANIDEEGFRNAITTSQQKWEAPGCTNFEFQRPVPKVSDIATNLSDDFFPDSRCGDRFGIPTNAADCINRMVFRTTTDEQDVMSWPQSSTDERWASNSGNGANGENPNPQQVLALTTTIFNATTGRIIDADMDINAANFSWTLEDIDFPEYDTENNRTVAELQGVMTHELGHVLGFGHMDTETSSIMYPSRFEEIDELNEKNDVNAVCTTYPIDSITPGSGDLILAGIDGGCMLLQGGQDSRSSVVWLFAVFAFMILRPNRKKL is encoded by the coding sequence TTGGGCAGTGCGAAACGTACGGATGGAAGTCAATTCGATAGCGCCGCTCCTGCCAACATTGATGAAGAAGGTTTCCGAAACGCAATCACAACGTCGCAACAAAAATGGGAAGCTCCGGGGTGTACTAATTTTGAGTTCCAAAGACCCGTTCCAAAAGTAAGTGATATTGCCACTAATCTATCAGATGATTTTTTCCCGGATAGCCGATGTGGCGATCGCTTTGGGATACCCACCAACGCTGCAGATTGTATTAACCGTATGGTGTTTCGTACCACTACTGATGAACAAGATGTCATGTCATGGCCGCAATCTTCTACGGATGAGCGTTGGGCAAGCAACAGCGGTAATGGTGCTAACGGTGAAAACCCGAACCCTCAACAAGTCTTGGCACTCACTACGACAATATTTAATGCGACAACGGGTCGTATTATTGATGCCGATATGGATATCAACGCCGCCAATTTTTCATGGACACTTGAAGATATTGATTTTCCTGAATACGACACAGAAAACAACCGAACGGTAGCAGAGCTGCAAGGCGTGATGACGCATGAACTTGGCCATGTACTCGGTTTTGGTCACATGGATACCGAAACCTCTTCGATCATGTATCCGTCTCGCTTCGAAGAGATTGATGAACTCAATGAAAAAAATGACGTAAACGCTGTTTGCACCACCTATCCAATTGATTCGATTACACCAGGTAGTGGAGACCTTATTCTCGCCGGAATCGATGGCGGCTGTATGCTACTTCAGGGTGGCCAGGATAGTCGTAGCTCCGTGGTGTGGTTATTTGCCGTGTTCGCTTTTATGATTTTACGCCCGAATCGAAAAAAGCTTTAG